The Couchioplanes caeruleus sequence CTGATCGACGAGCTCGGCCGGCTCCCGGGCGTCGGCCCGAAGAGCGCCCAGCGGATCGCGTTCCACATCCTCTCCGCGGATCCCGCCGACGTGAACCGGCTGGCCACCTCCCTGCGCAAGGTGAAGGAGCTGGTCCGCTTCTGCACGACCTGCTTCAACGTCGCCGAGTCCGAGCTGTGCCGGGTGTGCCGCGACACGCGCCGTACCAACGAGGTGCTCTGCGTCGTCGAGGAGCCCAAGGACGTCGTGGCGATCGAGCGCACCGGCGAGTTCCGCGGCCGGTATCACGTCCTGGGTGGCGCCATCAATCCGCTCGAGGGCATCGGGCCCGACAACCTGCGCATCCGCGAGCTTCTCGCGCGCCTCGGCACGGGTGAGGTGCGGGAGCTGATCCTGGCCACCGACCCGAACACCGAGGGCGAGGCGACCGCCACCTATCTGGCGCTGATGGTGAAGCCGATGGGGATCGCCGTGACCCGGCTGGCGAGCGGCCTGCCGGTCGGCGGCGATCTGGAGTACGCGGACGAGATCACGCTGGGCCGCGCGTTCGAGGGTCGCCGCGCCGTCTGACCACGACGGTCGAATGCCCATTCATTAATGGCGATATATGAAGGCGATCCTCTAACAGGAAATTGCGCCATCGGCCTAACGGTCGGGTGTCGACCACCCAGGTCACCTCGGGCGTATGACGTGCTTATCCCCCGCGCGGTCCCCTCCAGAGCCTCTTTTCGTCAGTGCAAGGCAACGCGTGCGACTCGCCCGGTATCTTACGCTTCTCGGCCCCGTAGACCGTAAATTTCGGTCTTGGCGGGCACTCAGATAACGGTCACATCACGGGCGAGACACGAACAGCAGTCGCGAGTCGGTGGTGGCCTTGACCACATCCCCGCAGTAGGTGAATGTTCCTAACGATGGCGGCACACACGCCATCCGGTGCCCCCGCTGCCCCGGCCAGACCAGGCCGGTATTCGGGGGACGGCACTCGAGGCTTGCGTAACCGATCGGTTGCTGGAGCGCTACGGGAGTCATCGCCTTGCGGCCTTGGACCTGTGGTGTCGGCAGCCGGGGAAAGGACCGGCGGTTGTATGTCGATCGGCCCAGAGGCGTCGATAACCGATGAGCGTTCGGCGCCCACCGACGACCCCGCCGACGTCCGCGACAGCGGCGAGAAGGCGGTCGCCGGTCGGTCGCTGAAGCAGATCGCCTGGCGGCGGCTCAAGCGCGACAAGGTCGCCATGACCGGCGGCGCCGTCGTGATCGGGCTCGTGATCCTTGCGATCCTCGCGCCCCTGCTCACGCGGTGGTTCGGTCACCCGATCAACGAGTTCCACAATGACCAGATCGATGCCACGCTCGGCACGCCGATCGGCCCGTGGGGCGGCATCAGCAAGGAATTCATCCTCGGTGTGGAGCCGACGTCCGGCCGCGACGTCTTCAGCCGCATCGTCTACGGCGCGCAGACCACTCTGGTCGTGGCGGTGTTCTCCGCGATCGTGTCCACCGCGCTCGGCACCCTGTTCGGTCTCGCCGCCGGCTACCTGGGCGGCTGGGTCGACTCGGTGATCAGCCGGGTCATGGACTTCCTGCTGGCCTTCCCGCAGCTGCTCTTCGCGATCGCCCTGGTCTCCGTCCTCCCCGACGATCTGTTCGGGCTGGACGGGCGCTGGTCGCGGGTGATCGTGCTGATCAGCGTCATCGGGTTCTTCGGCTGGCCGTACATCGGGCGCATCGTCCGCGGGCAGACGCTCTCCCTGCGGGAGCGGGAGTTCGTCGAGGCCTCGAAGAGCCTCGGCGCCCGGTCCGGGCGCATCCTCTTCCGGGAGCTGCTGCCCAATCTGGCCGCGCCGATCCTCGTCTACACCACTCTGATCATCCCCACCAACATCCTGACGGATGCCGCGCTGAGCTTCCTGGGTGTGGGCATTCCGCCGCCGAACCCCTCGTGGGGCGGCATGCTGTCGGAGGCGTTGAGCTACTACACGTCGGATCCGATGTACATGATCATTCCGGGCGTCATGATCTTCGTGACCGTATTGGCCTTCAACCTGTTCGGTGACGGCCTGCGTGACGCTCTCGATCCGAAGGCCCGCTGATCACCGCTTGGTGAGGGCGCGCCCGGTGCACCATCGCATGGTTCACGGAGCCGGTGGTTCCGTTTCGAGGAGGTAGGAGAACAGGTGGTCAGCAAGACAAGGGCGGTGGCGGCCGTTGGAGCCGTCGTCGCGTTGGGGCTCACCGCCGCTTGCGGTGGCAACTCCAACAGCGACAGCAAGAGCGGCGAGGGCAAGAGCGCCTTCAACGCTGCGATCACGTCGGTCGTCAACGCGAGCGAGAAAAAGGGCGGCACGCTCAACCTGTGGAGCTCACAGGACGCCGACTCGTGGGACCCCGTCCGGGGTTACTACGCCTTCGTGTGGAACCTCAACCGCCTCTACACCCGCAAGCTGATGGACTACGCCGCGGCGCCGGGTGAGGCGGGCCTCAAGCTCACGCCCGACCTGGCGGCGGCCGAGCCCGAGATCAGCGCGGACAAGAAGACCTACACCTTCAAGCTGAAGCCGGGCATCAAGTTCGACGACGGCACCCCGATCACGTCCAAGGACGTCAAGTACGGCATCGAGCGCGTCTTCGCGCAGGACGTCGTTCCCGGCGGCCCGTCGTACCTGATCGAGCACCTGGACCAGGGCCAGAAGTACCCCGGCCCCTACAAGGACACCGACCCGAACAAGCTGGGCCTGAAGTCGGTCGAGACGCCGGACGACACGACCATCGTCTTCAAGCTCGCCAAGCCGTTCGGTGACCTGCCGTACCTGCTGGCCATGCCGGGCGCGGGCCCCGTCCCGAAGGCCCGTGACACCGGCGCCAAGTACGGCGAGAAGCCCGCCGCCTCGGGCCCGTACATGATCTCCGAGTACGCCCCGGGCAAGAGCCTCAAGATGGTGCGCAACCCGCACTGGGACGCCAGCACCGACACGATCCGCAAGGCGCTGCCGGACGCGGTCAATTTGACCATCACGACCAACGCCGAGGACCTCGACTCCCGGCTGCTGGCCGGCACCGCCGACCTCGACACCGGCCAGACCGGTGTGCAGGCGAAGGCCCGCGCCGAGATCCTGCAGGACCCGAAGAAGAAGGCCTACTCGGACGCGCCGACCACCGGCTTCATCCGGTACGCGGCCATGTCCACCAAGGTCGAGCCCTTCACCAACATCGAGTGCCGCAAGGCCGTGATCTACGCGGCCGACCCGACCTCGCTGCAGACCGCCCGTGGCGGCCCGGTGGCCGGCGGTGACATCGGCACGAACATGCTGCCGCCGAACATCGCGGGCTCCGACCCGCAGTACGACCCGTACGGTCGTCTGCAGGGCAAGCCGCAGGCCGACAAGGCCAAGCAGGCGCTGGCCGCCTGTGGCAAGCCGGAAGGCTTCAACACGATCATCGCGGTCCGCAACAACCGTCCCGCCGAGATCAAGACCGCCGAGGCGCTCCAGGCCGCGCTGGGCACCGTGGGCATCAAGGCCACGATCGACCAGTACGACGGTGCGCAGGTGGCCTCGGTCACCGGTTCGCCGGACAACGTCCACAAGAAGGGCTACGGCATCATCATCGGTGGCTGGGGTGCCGACTGGCAGACCGGCACCGGTTACATGCAGGCGCTCGTGGACAGCCGTTACATCCAGAAGAACGGCAACTACAACCTGGCCGAGATCAGCGACCCGGCGATCGACAAGATGTTCGACGACGCTGCCCTGCAGACCGACCCGGCCAAGGCCGCGGAGATCTACAAGCAGCTCAACACGAAGGTCATGGAGGGCGCGTACTACCTGCCCTTCGTCTTCGACAAGGCGCTCAACTACCGCAACCCGCGGCTGACGAACGTCTACGTCCACGACGCGTTCGGCATGGTCGACTTCCAGGCCCTCGGCGTCAGCGACGGTAAGTAACAAACCCCGCCCGCATTCAGTAACGGGTAGATCGAAGGGCAGGTGAAGGCCGCCCGCAGTAGGCGGGCGCCGGTTCCGCAAGGAATCGGCGCCCGCTCGCTGTTCGGCCGAATGTCGTGCTGACTTACCTCATCCGGCGGATCGTCAACGCCGTGATCACCCTGCTGGTGGTCACGATGGTGACCTTCGGCATCTTCTTCGCCGTGCCAACGATCACTGGCAGTGATCCGGCGCTGCTCTACATCGGCAAGACCGCCGACGAGGCATCGCTGGAGGGCATCCGGACCAAGCTGGGTCTCGACGACTCGATCCCGGTGCAGTACGGCAAGTTCCTGAAAGGCCTGGTGGCCGGCCGGGACTACGCCAACGGCAACGACGTCACGCACTGCGACGCGCCCTGCCTCGGCTACTCGTTCAAGACCGAGCAGGAGGTGACACCTCTGCTGCTCGGCGACATCCCGGTCACCCTGTCGCTGGCGATCGGCGCGGCGGTCCTGTGGGTCATCGCCGGCGTGGCGACGGGCGTCCTCTCGGCGCTCCGAAGAGGTAGCTTCCTCGACAGGGCGGCGATGACGGGAGCCCTGGCCGGCGTCTCGCTACCCATCTACTTCACCGGCCAGGTGGCGCTGCTGGTCTTCGTCCACCAGCTCGGCTGGCTTCCGGACACGGGCTACACGCCTATCACCGAGGACCCGGCGGCGTGGTTCACCGGCCTGATCCTTCCCTGGGTCACGCTGGCGTTCCTCTTCGCCGCCACCTATGCGCGGCTCACCCGTGCCAACATGCTCGAGACGCTCGGCGAGGACTACATCCGCACCGCGCGCTCGAAGGGTCTGCGCGAGCGTACGGTCATCGGAAAGCACGGGTTGCGCTCCGGCCTGACCCCGCTGGTCACCGTCTTCGGCCTCGACTTCGGTGCTCTGCTCGCCGGCGCCATCCTCACCGAGCAGGTGTTCAACCTGCGCGGCCTCGGATATCAGGCGCTCACGGCGATCCGCCAGAACGACCTGCCGGTGATCCTCGGGGTGACCCTGCTGGCGGCGACCTTCATCGTGATCATCAACCTCATCGTCGACCTGCTCTACAGCGTGATCGACCCGCGCGTACGGCTGAGCTGAGGAGAGAACCATGTCGACACACTCCCTCGCGGGCCTCACGCAGGCGGGCGACCGCAGCACCCGGCCGTTCCTCGAGGTCAAGGACCTCACCGTCCGCTTCGAGACCGACGACGGCCTCGTCCAGGCGGTCAGCTCGTCGTCGTTCGCGGTCGAGCGCGGCAAGACCCTCGGCATCGTCGGCGAGTCCGGCTCGGGCAAGAGCGTGACGTCGCTCGCCGTCCTGGGCCTGCACCGGACCCGCAGCAACGCCAAGGTGTCGGGCCAGATCTGGCTGGACGATCAGGAGCTGGTCACCGCCACCGACGAGCAGGTGCGCCGGCTGCGCGGCGGCAAGATGGCGATGATCTTCCAGGATCCGCTGAGCGCGATGCACCCGTACTACACGGTCGGGGCGCAGATCGTGGAGGCGTACCGGGTGCATCACCCGAAGGCCTCCAAGAAGGAGGCCCGGGAGCGCGCGATCGACATGCTCGCCCGGGTCGGCATCCCGCAGCCCGAGAAGCGCTTCAGCGAGTACGGCCACCAGTTCTCCGGCGGCATGCGCCAGCGCGCGATGATCGCGATGGCGCTGGTCAACGACCCGCAACTGCTGATCGCGGACGAGCCCACCACGGCGCTCGACGTGACCGTGCAGGCGCAGATCCTCGACCTGATCCGGGACCTGCAGGAGGAGTTCGGCTCCGCGGTCATCATGATCACGCACGACCTGGGCGTCGTGGCCGAGCTCGCCGACGACGTCCTGGTCATGTACGGCGGCAAGATCATCGAGCGCGGCCCGGCGGCGGACGTGTTCCACGAGCCGCAGCACCCGTACACCTGGGGTCTGCTGGGCTCGATGCCGCGCCTCGACCGTGAGGTGCGCGACCGGCTCACTCCGGTGAAGGGCACGCCGCCGAGCCTCATCAACCTGCCGTCCGGCTGCGCGTTCCACCCGCGGTGTCCGTACGCGGGCCGCAACGGCGACCGGTCCTTCACCGAGGTGCCGGAGCTGCGCGGGGGCGTGCACGCGGTCGCGTGCCACATGTCGGCCGAACAGCGCCGGACGATCTTCGAGCAGGAAGTCGCTCCGAACCTGTGAGCGCGAGCGGGAGTGAAAAGGGGACGGTCATGATCGACTGCACCGGGGCGAGGAACGAGTGAAGGGCCAGGAGAGCATGACGAACGCGGCTCGGCGCGACGAGAATCTGCTCGAGGTCACCGGCCTGCAGATGCACTTCCCCATCACCAAGGGCCTGTTCAAGCGCAAGGTCGGTGCGGTGCGCGCGGTCGACGGCATCGATCTGTCGGTCAAGGCGGGCGAGACGCTGGGCCTGGTCGGCGAGTCCGGCTGCGGCAAGTCCACCACCGGCCGACTGATGACCCGGATCCTGGAGCCGACCGGCGGCAAGGTCCACTTCGAGGGTCGCGACGTCAGCCACGTGGGCAACAGGGGCCTGCGCCCGCTCCGCCGTGACGTGCAGATGATTTTCCAGGACCCGTACTCGTCGCTGAACCCGCGGCACACGGTCGGCACGATCATCTCGGCGCCGCTGCAGATCCAGAAGATGCCGACGCCGAACGGCCTCAAGCGCGCGGTGCAGGACCTGCTCAAGCTGGTCGGCCTCAACCCGGAGCACTACAACCGCTACCCGCACGAGTTCTCCGGCGGCCAGCGCCAGCGCATCGGCATCGCCCGCGCCCTGGCGCTGCGGCCCAAGCTGATCGTCGCCGACGAGCCGGTGTCCGCGCTGGACGTGTCGATCCAGGCGCAGGTGGTCAACCTCCTCGACGACCTGCAGCGCGAGTTCGACCTGACCTACGTGTTCATCGCGCACGACCTGTCGGTGGTCCGGCACATCTCGGACCGGGTCGCGGTCATGTACCTGGGCAAGGTCGTCGAGATCGCCGACCGCGACCAGCTCTACAAGAACCCGCGCCACCCGTACACGGTCGCGCTGATGTCGGCCGTCCCGGTGCCGGATCCGGCCCGCCGCGACAGCGCTCAGCGCGAGCGCGTGCTGCTGACCGGCGACGTGCCGAGCCCGATCAACCCGCCGTCGGGATGCCGCTTCCGGACCCGCTGCTGGAAGGCCCAGGACATCTGCGCCACGGAGGAGCCGCCGCTGGTGGCGCGCCTCGATGACCCGGCCTCGCACCAGACGGCCTGCCACTTCCCGATCGCGGAGAACGAGACGGTGTCGGGTCGCCGTCCGGCCGGGGCGTCCGCATAAGGATCACGGTCAAGAGCTTGATGTCGTAGCTCGGTGGGTGGTGCTGACCGTCGCTCCCGCCGAGGCCGGGCATGGGGATCCAAGGAGCTGGCGCTCCAGGGCGGATCCCCATGCCCTTCGTTGTGCGTGAGTGGTCACCCTCAACCCCAGACGATCTGCGGCGACGGATAGAAGTTCACGTCTCTGAGCTCCCAGCGGGGGCCGTAGGCGCCGAGGCGGGTGGCGAAGGAGTTCCAGTCGTGGGTGGCCGGCGGCGACCAGCCCAGTTCCGCGATGGCCGGTAGCCGCGGGAACGCCATGAACTCGATGTCGTCCAGGGTGCGGAGAGTCTCCGACCACAACGGGGCTTCAACGCCGAGGATCGCCGGCTCGCCGATCCCGGTCACGCGGGTCGCCGGGTCCCAGTCGTACGCCGTCCGCACCTCGATGTAGCCGGCCCAGGACAGGCCCAGCGGGGTGTGGCGGTCGTACTTCATGTCGAGGTACGCCCGGTCGGCCGGTGACATGACCACCTTCGTGCCCCGGGCCACCGCGGCCGCCACGGTGGGATTGGCCGAGGCGGTGTCCCAGTACTGGGCGATCGCGGTCGCCGAGGCCGGGGACTTCGCGATCTCGTTCCATCCGGACGCGGTCTTGCCGTGCCGAGCCACCAGAGGCAGCACCCGCGCCATGAAGGACAGGTAGTCGGCCTCCGGCGTGGCATGCGCCTCGTCGCCGCCGATGTGCAGGTACGGCCCCGGCGTCATGGCGGCCAGCTCGCGGAGCACGTCGTCGACGAACCGGTACGTCGTCTCCGAGCCGATGCACAGCGAGCTGTACCCGACGGCGGTGTCCGTCCGCGGCGGCGGGGCCACCCCGTCGCAGGCCAGCTCCGGATAGGCCACCTGGGCGGCGTTCACGTGCCCGGGCATGTCGATCTCCGGCACGATGGTCACGAACCGCGCGGCGGCGTACGCGACAAGATCGGTGTATTGGGCCCTGGTGAGGTAGCCGGGGCCGGCGCCGTCGACCCCGGTGCCCGGACCGCCGCTCACGGTCGTCAGCCGGGGCCAGCTCTCGATCTGGATGCGCCACCCCTGGTCATCCGAGAGGTGCAGGTGCAGGTGGTTGACCTTGAACCGGCTGATCTCGTCGACGTAGCTCTTGACCTCGTCGGGGGTGTGAAAGTGCCGGGCGAGATCCAACATCGCCCCGCGGTAGGCGAACCGCGGATGGTCGACGATGCGGCCGCCCGCCACGGCCCACGAGCGCCGAACCGGCGTCGGCGAGTCGATCTGAGCGGGCAGCAGTTGCAGCAGGGTCCGCGTCCCGGCGAAGAGCCCGGCGGGCTGCTCCGCCTGGATGGTGATCGCGGAGGCGCCGACGGTGAGCCGATAGCCCTCGGCTCCGAGCCCCGTGCCGAGCATCAGGGAGATCGACGGTGTGCCCCGGCGTACGGTCGAGACGACCGGCAGTGGATAACCGGTCGCCGGGCGCAGATCCTCGGCCAGCCGCTCACCGACGGCACGGGCCGCGCGGGAGCCCGGCTGCGTCCGGATGACGGTGCGCGGCCCGAGCCGGAAGCTCGTGCCGGAGGCGGGGGTGACCTCCGCCGGGGCGGGAATGACGCTGGTCAGGGCCGGAGTGTCGGGCGGCGTCCCGGCCGATGCCGGCGCGGGCGCCACGACCGCGGGGAGACCCAGTACTGCCACGGCGAGCAGGCGGATGAGCGCGGGTTTGGCCATGCCCGACGCTACATAGGCGAACGTCTATCTGTAAAGGTTGTTACGGATCAACCGTGGGGGCGGTGCAGGATGCCGACCGCGACGGCGTGCACGGCCTCCAGATCCTCCGGGTGCTTCACCGTCGTCCGGGCGCCGGTGACGGTGTACCACTCGTCGGCGTCCTTGTACTGCGCGCGGACCACGACCTGATCCCCGGAAATCTCGGTGCGCAGCGTCAGGTCGCCGGTGATGACGCCGACCTCGTCGGTCATCACCCCGCCCTGACCCGCCACGATGTCCGTGGTCCGGCCGTTCGCCCCGGTCGGCTTCTCCGCAGGTGTCTCAGTCATCGGCACTTCTCCAGCATGTCGGTGAGCGCGGCTTTCTCCTTGTCGGTCACCGTCAATTTCCAGCGGGCCTTGACCGTAATCCAATCGGCGGCGTACTGGCACCAGGCCTCGGTGCGCTCGGGCTTCCAGGTGGACGGGTCCTGGTCGCCCTTGGACCGGTTGGCGGTCGCCGACACCGCGACGAGCTGGGGATCGTCGAGGTCGTTGGCGAACTCCTCCCGCCGGTCGGTGGTCCAGGAGCTCGCCCCCGAACGCCACGCGTTGGCCAGGGGCACCATGTGGTCGATGTCGACCTTCGCCGGGTCGGTGAGCCGGTCGCCGTCGTACACGCTGATCCAGGTACCCGCGACGACGTTGCAGCCCGAGAACTTGACCTTGGTCCCGTCGCGTGTGAGGACCGTGTCCCGGACGTCGCAGTTGTCGCCGGTGCTGCGCCAGTGCGGGAACTTGTCGCGGCGGTATCCGCGCATCGACCCCGCCTCGGCGACGGTCAGGTCGGCCAGCCGGGCGCGGGCGTCGCCGGAGTTCCTCGTGGAGCTGATGCCGCCCGAGTCGGAGCCCGGCTCGGTGACGGTCACCTCGCAGCCGGCGACGGTGAGGGAGGCGAGCAGGGCGGCGCCGAGACGCAGCGCCCAGCGGGGAGCCGGGGAAGGGGGCACGGATCCAGCGTAGGCAGGGTGTGCCCGTTTCGCTCCGTGCGTCATCCCTGCCGGGAACATCCCGCCCGCCGCCGGCTCGCGGCCGGCGGCGGGCGGAAGTACTCAGCGGGCGCGGTTGACGGCGCTGGTCACGGCCTTGATGGATGCGGTGACGATGTTCGCGTCGAGGCCGACGCCCCACACCGTGCGACCGTTGACCTCGCACT is a genomic window containing:
- the recR gene encoding recombination mediator RecR, with translation MYEGAIQDLIDELGRLPGVGPKSAQRIAFHILSADPADVNRLATSLRKVKELVRFCTTCFNVAESELCRVCRDTRRTNEVLCVVEEPKDVVAIERTGEFRGRYHVLGGAINPLEGIGPDNLRIRELLARLGTGEVRELILATDPNTEGEATATYLALMVKPMGIAVTRLASGLPVGGDLEYADEITLGRAFEGRRAV
- a CDS encoding ABC transporter permease; the protein is MSIGPEASITDERSAPTDDPADVRDSGEKAVAGRSLKQIAWRRLKRDKVAMTGGAVVIGLVILAILAPLLTRWFGHPINEFHNDQIDATLGTPIGPWGGISKEFILGVEPTSGRDVFSRIVYGAQTTLVVAVFSAIVSTALGTLFGLAAGYLGGWVDSVISRVMDFLLAFPQLLFAIALVSVLPDDLFGLDGRWSRVIVLISVIGFFGWPYIGRIVRGQTLSLREREFVEASKSLGARSGRILFRELLPNLAAPILVYTTLIIPTNILTDAALSFLGVGIPPPNPSWGGMLSEALSYYTSDPMYMIIPGVMIFVTVLAFNLFGDGLRDALDPKAR
- a CDS encoding ABC transporter substrate-binding protein encodes the protein MVSKTRAVAAVGAVVALGLTAACGGNSNSDSKSGEGKSAFNAAITSVVNASEKKGGTLNLWSSQDADSWDPVRGYYAFVWNLNRLYTRKLMDYAAAPGEAGLKLTPDLAAAEPEISADKKTYTFKLKPGIKFDDGTPITSKDVKYGIERVFAQDVVPGGPSYLIEHLDQGQKYPGPYKDTDPNKLGLKSVETPDDTTIVFKLAKPFGDLPYLLAMPGAGPVPKARDTGAKYGEKPAASGPYMISEYAPGKSLKMVRNPHWDASTDTIRKALPDAVNLTITTNAEDLDSRLLAGTADLDTGQTGVQAKARAEILQDPKKKAYSDAPTTGFIRYAAMSTKVEPFTNIECRKAVIYAADPTSLQTARGGPVAGGDIGTNMLPPNIAGSDPQYDPYGRLQGKPQADKAKQALAACGKPEGFNTIIAVRNNRPAEIKTAEALQAALGTVGIKATIDQYDGAQVASVTGSPDNVHKKGYGIIIGGWGADWQTGTGYMQALVDSRYIQKNGNYNLAEISDPAIDKMFDDAALQTDPAKAAEIYKQLNTKVMEGAYYLPFVFDKALNYRNPRLTNVYVHDAFGMVDFQALGVSDGK
- a CDS encoding ABC transporter permease, whose amino-acid sequence is MLTYLIRRIVNAVITLLVVTMVTFGIFFAVPTITGSDPALLYIGKTADEASLEGIRTKLGLDDSIPVQYGKFLKGLVAGRDYANGNDVTHCDAPCLGYSFKTEQEVTPLLLGDIPVTLSLAIGAAVLWVIAGVATGVLSALRRGSFLDRAAMTGALAGVSLPIYFTGQVALLVFVHQLGWLPDTGYTPITEDPAAWFTGLILPWVTLAFLFAATYARLTRANMLETLGEDYIRTARSKGLRERTVIGKHGLRSGLTPLVTVFGLDFGALLAGAILTEQVFNLRGLGYQALTAIRQNDLPVILGVTLLAATFIVIINLIVDLLYSVIDPRVRLS
- a CDS encoding ABC transporter ATP-binding protein, with translation MSTHSLAGLTQAGDRSTRPFLEVKDLTVRFETDDGLVQAVSSSSFAVERGKTLGIVGESGSGKSVTSLAVLGLHRTRSNAKVSGQIWLDDQELVTATDEQVRRLRGGKMAMIFQDPLSAMHPYYTVGAQIVEAYRVHHPKASKKEARERAIDMLARVGIPQPEKRFSEYGHQFSGGMRQRAMIAMALVNDPQLLIADEPTTALDVTVQAQILDLIRDLQEEFGSAVIMITHDLGVVAELADDVLVMYGGKIIERGPAADVFHEPQHPYTWGLLGSMPRLDREVRDRLTPVKGTPPSLINLPSGCAFHPRCPYAGRNGDRSFTEVPELRGGVHAVACHMSAEQRRTIFEQEVAPNL
- a CDS encoding ABC transporter ATP-binding protein, with product MTNAARRDENLLEVTGLQMHFPITKGLFKRKVGAVRAVDGIDLSVKAGETLGLVGESGCGKSTTGRLMTRILEPTGGKVHFEGRDVSHVGNRGLRPLRRDVQMIFQDPYSSLNPRHTVGTIISAPLQIQKMPTPNGLKRAVQDLLKLVGLNPEHYNRYPHEFSGGQRQRIGIARALALRPKLIVADEPVSALDVSIQAQVVNLLDDLQREFDLTYVFIAHDLSVVRHISDRVAVMYLGKVVEIADRDQLYKNPRHPYTVALMSAVPVPDPARRDSAQRERVLLTGDVPSPINPPSGCRFRTRCWKAQDICATEEPPLVARLDDPASHQTACHFPIAENETVSGRRPAGASA
- a CDS encoding beta-N-acetylhexosaminidase, whose amino-acid sequence is MAKPALIRLLAVAVLGLPAVVAPAPASAGTPPDTPALTSVIPAPAEVTPASGTSFRLGPRTVIRTQPGSRAARAVGERLAEDLRPATGYPLPVVSTVRRGTPSISLMLGTGLGAEGYRLTVGASAITIQAEQPAGLFAGTRTLLQLLPAQIDSPTPVRRSWAVAGGRIVDHPRFAYRGAMLDLARHFHTPDEVKSYVDEISRFKVNHLHLHLSDDQGWRIQIESWPRLTTVSGGPGTGVDGAGPGYLTRAQYTDLVAYAAARFVTIVPEIDMPGHVNAAQVAYPELACDGVAPPPRTDTAVGYSSLCIGSETTYRFVDDVLRELAAMTPGPYLHIGGDEAHATPEADYLSFMARVLPLVARHGKTASGWNEIAKSPASATAIAQYWDTASANPTVAAAVARGTKVVMSPADRAYLDMKYDRHTPLGLSWAGYIEVRTAYDWDPATRVTGIGEPAILGVEAPLWSETLRTLDDIEFMAFPRLPAIAELGWSPPATHDWNSFATRLGAYGPRWELRDVNFYPSPQIVWG
- a CDS encoding HNH endonuclease family protein, yielding MPPSPAPRWALRLGAALLASLTVAGCEVTVTEPGSDSGGISSTRNSGDARARLADLTVAEAGSMRGYRRDKFPHWRSTGDNCDVRDTVLTRDGTKVKFSGCNVVAGTWISVYDGDRLTDPAKVDIDHMVPLANAWRSGASSWTTDRREEFANDLDDPQLVAVSATANRSKGDQDPSTWKPERTEAWCQYAADWITVKARWKLTVTDKEKAALTDMLEKCR